A portion of the Candidatus Eisenbacteria bacterium genome contains these proteins:
- a CDS encoding amidohydrolase family protein, translating into MKLATVILSSVVLVSSAQAATVRHSVLFQGKPNGYQAVAESAGVITVDYHYRQNGRGPDYHEEIRLDPQGVQLFHRITGKQTFGAPADETFERDNGVARWKSVADSGSTPSTTRAFYLPMNSALEAYAMLIRAALRQGGRIAMLPGGEATVTRITAREFSAGRRKQKLALYAVRGVDLEPTYLWLTDDAAKAFFAYAYPGWMQVVLEGWESAAPAIEKAQVEADREWLERLGTRLTHRLPDPILIRNVRVFDAEKATLGPPSDVYVFNGRVASVWPAGTAAEKTPTVFDAAGRTLLPGLYDMHDHASAWYGPLQLAGGVTTTRDKGNENPVLFDLMGKWDSLRYVGPRTVPSGFIEGESDFSSRSGFVISSVDSGRRAVDWYAQRGFREIKLYNSVKPEWVAPIAEHAHKLGLRVTGHIPAFMRAEQAVRAGYDEITHINQLMLNFLSGPKTDSRTLERFYLIADHANELDLDSKRVEDFIALLKQRGTVVDPTLAVFQDMGQRHGQLGKTYAKVAAHLPISLQRSLKQNSMNITDTNAARWQASDRKLVEMVGRLYRAGVPLVAGTDAIAGFALHRELELYVEAGIPANEALKIATWNGAKYTGTLADRGSIERGKLADLVLVDGDPTKDISAIRRPVMTMKGGVVFYPSEIYDAMGIKPFVEALRPTAATAASRP; encoded by the coding sequence ATGAAGCTTGCGACCGTGATTCTATCGAGCGTCGTGCTCGTTTCGTCCGCCCAGGCCGCGACCGTCCGGCACAGCGTCCTCTTCCAAGGAAAGCCCAACGGTTACCAGGCTGTGGCCGAGTCCGCCGGCGTGATCACCGTGGACTACCACTACCGGCAGAACGGACGGGGCCCCGACTACCACGAGGAGATCCGCCTCGATCCACAGGGTGTCCAGCTCTTCCACCGCATCACCGGCAAGCAAACCTTCGGCGCTCCGGCCGACGAGACGTTCGAGCGCGACAACGGGGTCGCGCGCTGGAAGTCGGTCGCGGATTCCGGGTCCACGCCTTCGACCACTCGGGCGTTCTACCTGCCGATGAATTCCGCCCTCGAGGCCTACGCGATGCTGATCCGGGCCGCGCTGCGTCAGGGCGGCAGGATCGCCATGCTTCCCGGGGGCGAGGCGACCGTCACCCGCATCACCGCTCGCGAATTCTCAGCCGGTCGCCGCAAGCAGAAGCTGGCGCTCTATGCGGTGCGGGGCGTCGACCTCGAGCCGACCTACCTCTGGCTCACCGATGATGCGGCGAAGGCCTTCTTCGCCTACGCCTATCCGGGCTGGATGCAAGTCGTGCTCGAGGGTTGGGAGTCTGCCGCACCCGCGATCGAGAAGGCCCAGGTCGAAGCGGATCGCGAGTGGCTGGAACGGCTGGGCACGCGTCTGACGCATCGTTTGCCGGATCCCATTCTCATCCGCAACGTGCGTGTGTTCGACGCGGAGAAGGCCACGCTCGGTCCGCCCAGCGACGTCTACGTGTTCAATGGTCGCGTCGCTTCGGTGTGGCCGGCCGGCACCGCGGCCGAGAAGACCCCCACCGTGTTCGACGCTGCCGGACGCACGCTGCTGCCCGGGCTCTACGACATGCACGACCATGCCAGCGCCTGGTACGGGCCACTCCAGCTCGCGGGCGGGGTCACGACGACGCGGGACAAGGGAAACGAAAATCCGGTCCTGTTCGACCTGATGGGCAAGTGGGACAGCCTCCGCTACGTGGGGCCTCGCACCGTTCCCAGCGGTTTCATCGAGGGCGAGAGCGACTTCTCCTCGCGCAGCGGCTTCGTGATCTCCAGCGTCGACTCCGGGCGCCGCGCCGTGGACTGGTACGCACAGCGCGGATTCCGCGAGATCAAGCTCTACAACTCGGTCAAGCCCGAATGGGTGGCCCCGATCGCCGAGCACGCGCACAAGCTCGGCCTCCGCGTGACCGGCCACATTCCGGCGTTCATGCGCGCGGAGCAGGCGGTTCGCGCCGGCTACGACGAGATCACGCACATCAACCAGCTGATGCTCAACTTCCTCTCGGGGCCCAAGACGGATTCACGCACGCTGGAGCGCTTCTACCTCATCGCCGACCACGCGAACGAGCTGGACCTGGATTCCAAGCGCGTCGAGGACTTCATCGCGTTGCTCAAGCAGCGCGGGACGGTGGTGGATCCGACGCTGGCCGTCTTCCAGGACATGGGCCAGCGTCACGGCCAGCTCGGCAAGACCTACGCAAAGGTGGCGGCCCATCTGCCGATCAGCCTTCAACGCTCGTTGAAGCAGAACAGCATGAACATCACCGACACCAACGCGGCACGCTGGCAGGCCAGTGACCGTAAGCTGGTCGAGATGGTCGGTCGTCTCTACCGCGCCGGCGTTCCCCTGGTGGCGGGCACCGATGCCATCGCCGGATTCGCGCTCCACCGCGAGCTCGAGCTGTACGTCGAGGCGGGGATACCCGCCAACGAGGCGCTCAAGATCGCGACCTGGAACGGCGCGAAGTACACCGGCACGCTCGCCGATCGGGGATCCATCGAGCGTGGCAAGCTGGCCGACCTGGTGCTCGTGGATGGAGATCCGACCAAGGACATCTCCGCGATCCGACGCCCGGTCATGACGATGAAGGGGGGAGTCGTCTTCTATCCGTCGGAGATCTACGACGCCATGGGGATCAAGCCCTTCGTGGAGGCGCTTCGCCCCACTGCCGCGACGGCGGCTTCACGGCCTTAG
- a CDS encoding DoxX family protein has protein sequence MNGLPRTIDVGLLLLRVGAGAMLFWGHGWPKITHFAERAPNFADPIHLGPAASFTLVVFAEVFCSAFVAMGFRTRWAAIPLIVFFIVAGFIQHAADPWNRKALAFAFLVIFLSLLIMGPGRYSLDALIQRRRSVEGKTL, from the coding sequence TTGAACGGCCTTCCACGGACCATCGACGTCGGTCTGCTCCTGCTGCGCGTGGGAGCAGGCGCCATGCTGTTTTGGGGTCACGGGTGGCCGAAGATCACCCATTTCGCCGAGCGAGCGCCCAACTTCGCGGACCCGATCCACCTCGGTCCCGCTGCGAGCTTCACGCTCGTCGTCTTCGCGGAAGTCTTCTGCTCCGCATTCGTGGCCATGGGATTCCGGACCCGCTGGGCCGCGATTCCGCTCATCGTCTTCTTCATCGTCGCGGGGTTCATTCAGCATGCGGCGGACCCATGGAACCGGAAGGCGCTGGCCTTCGCGTTCCTGGTCATCTTCCTGTCCCTCTTGATCATGGGTCCGGGCAGGTACTCGCTGGACGCGCTGATCCAGAGGCGGAGGTCGGTCGAAGGCAAGACGCTCTAG
- a CDS encoding alpha/beta hydrolase: protein MSAVFSILTFVWMPLAEPATASAGPDTAGLGAFLAMVNRPVALRVPGMERVRVTQNLSYRRVPGVDLSADVYLPASSSHGTAPHPIAILLHGGVGPGLKPRPKDWGNYRSWGRLLAASGVVTVTFNQRLGFPKPEIENAMADVESLTAFVRRNAQRWGADPDRIAMVSFSAGGMLLGPPIRRRPPWLRCIVAIYPIIDLRVSTHLRQHLTAAQLEE, encoded by the coding sequence GTGAGCGCCGTGTTCTCCATTCTCACCTTCGTGTGGATGCCCCTCGCCGAGCCGGCCACGGCGAGCGCCGGTCCCGACACGGCCGGGCTCGGAGCGTTTCTCGCCATGGTGAATCGCCCCGTGGCGTTGCGAGTGCCGGGGATGGAGCGCGTGCGCGTCACACAGAACCTGAGCTACCGGCGCGTCCCAGGCGTCGACTTGAGCGCCGATGTGTACCTTCCGGCGAGCAGCAGTCACGGGACGGCGCCGCATCCAATCGCGATCCTGCTTCACGGCGGGGTCGGTCCCGGGCTCAAGCCCCGGCCCAAGGATTGGGGCAACTACCGTTCGTGGGGGCGCTTGCTCGCCGCGAGCGGTGTGGTGACGGTGACCTTCAATCAGCGGCTCGGGTTCCCGAAGCCCGAGATCGAGAATGCCATGGCGGATGTGGAATCGCTCACGGCGTTCGTGCGGCGAAACGCCCAACGATGGGGCGCCGATCCCGATCGCATCGCCATGGTCTCGTTCTCGGCAGGAGGCATGCTGCTGGGCCCGCCCATCCGGCGCCGTCCACCATGGCTGCGCTGCATCGTGGCGATCTATCCCATCATCGATCTGCGCGTCTCCACGCACCTGAGGCAGCACCTGACCGCGGCGCAGCTCGAGGAGT